Proteins from one Nitrososphaerota archaeon genomic window:
- a CDS encoding MTH938/NDUFAF3 family protein, with translation MIEHYEFGRIIINGKKYNKDLILYPNKINGSWWRKEGHKLSIEDIKEIIDEKPEVLIIGTGYMGVMVVPKEVIEYIKSNGIEVIIAKTSEACKKYNELCKSKKVCAALHLTC, from the coding sequence ATGATTGAACATTATGAATTTGGAAGGATAATTATTAATGGCAAAAAGTATAATAAAGACTTAATTTTATATCCAAATAAAATAAATGGTAGCTGGTGGCGTAAAGAAGGCCACAAATTATCAATAGAAGATATTAAGGAAATTATAGATGAAAAACCCGAAGTACTTATAATAGGAACCGGGTACATGGGTGTAATGGTAGTTCCTAAAGAAGTAATAGAATATATTAAATCAAACGGAATTGAAGTAATAATAGCAAAAACAAGTGAAGCTTGTAAAAAATATAATGAATTATGTAAATCTAAAAAAGTTTGTGCTGCTTTACATTTAACATGCTAA
- a CDS encoding ABC transporter ATP-binding protein translates to MGEKIFAVEVKDLIKKFGDFIALKYISFNVTPGEIFGLIGPNGAGKTTTLRILATLLLPTDGIVKIFNYDIISESDKVRKIISYLAEDAGAYRNLSGYEYLKIVGKIYFSSKKDLEEAIEEAIKISGLGNKINEKVKIYSKGMKRRLQVARTFMVKPKLAILDEPTAGLDVIHAQYIRQIIKNYAEKMGVTIILSSHNMLEVENLCSRIAFIHSGEIVTIGHPKELKEKFNASNLEEVFVKVAKIEE, encoded by the coding sequence ATGGGAGAAAAAATATTTGCTGTAGAAGTAAAAGACCTTATTAAAAAATTTGGAGATTTTATCGCATTAAAATATATTTCATTTAATGTTACTCCTGGAGAAATTTTTGGATTAATTGGGCCAAATGGAGCAGGAAAAACAACTACCTTAAGAATACTTGCTACGCTTCTTTTACCAACTGATGGAATTGTTAAAATTTTTAATTATGATATCATTTCTGAATCCGATAAAGTAAGAAAAATAATATCTTATTTAGCTGAAGATGCTGGAGCCTATAGGAATCTTAGTGGTTATGAATATTTAAAAATAGTTGGTAAAATATATTTTTCTTCTAAAAAAGATTTAGAAGAAGCTATTGAAGAAGCAATTAAAATTTCTGGTTTAGGAAATAAAATAAATGAAAAAGTGAAAATTTATAGTAAAGGTATGAAGAGAAGACTTCAAGTAGCTAGAACATTCATGGTAAAACCTAAATTAGCTATTTTAGATGAACCTACTGCTGGATTGGATGTTATTCATGCACAATATATTAGACAAATAATAAAAAATTATGCTGAAAAAATGGGAGTTACAATTATTTTATCAAGTCACAATATGCTTGAAGTAGAAAATCTATGCTCTAGAATAGCATTCATTCATAGTGGAGAAATAGTTACTATTGGCCATCCAAAAGAACTTAAAGAAAAATTTAATGCATCAAATTTAGAAGAAGTATTTGTTAAGGTGGCTAAAATTGAAGAGTAA
- a CDS encoding HEPN domain-containing protein: MSFEEAEILKERAEAFLKNAKRLIDEKVWDLAAFNLEQYCQLLLKYKLLLKTGTYPRTHSIIRLLQELSKLETKLNELLNNETNVIFLTKIEDAYIGSRYLPRKYEEKEVIAILKFIEEVFKSYVERI; the protein is encoded by the coding sequence ATGTCATTTGAAGAAGCTGAAATTTTAAAAGAAAGAGCTGAAGCTTTTTTAAAAAATGCAAAAAGACTTATTGATGAAAAAGTATGGGACCTTGCAGCTTTTAATCTTGAGCAATATTGTCAACTTTTACTTAAGTATAAACTTTTATTAAAAACAGGCACATATCCACGTACGCATTCTATAATAAGATTACTTCAAGAATTAAGTAAATTAGAAACAAAACTTAATGAATTATTAAATAATGAAACTAATGTTATTTTTCTAACAAAAATTGAAGATGCATACATTGGTTCTAGGTATCTTCCACGAAAATATGAAGAAAAAGAAGTAATAGCTATTTTAAAATTTATTGAAGAAGTGTTTAAATCATATGTTGAAAGGATTTGA
- a CDS encoding energy-coupling factor transporter ATPase, with product MFNNQYDIEVENLWWKYATSKDWILKNISIKIRKGEFLGIVGPSGAGKTTLCLCMSGLIPLRSKGLMNGKVLIKGLDTRNTPLQKIISKVGIVFQDPDTQLVTMSVEDEVAFPLENMGFSKKEIKERVEESLKIVGLEEFKEKYPYELSGGQKQRLAIASILALKPEILILDEPTSDLDPIGKKEIFSILSKLRKEYNATLIVVEHNTEELAKYADRIVLLYNGEIVKLDIPNKFFKDIDFLKEKGVYPPQVSEFFYYSKIGNNEDKFPVTLEEAISMIKKRKINIENLKNRINYNKFHTWKNRKLGEEIIDVKDLFYEYPDGTIALKGINFKVHKGEYIAIVGPNGSGKTTLAKHLVALLKPTKGEVKVFGENTKNINVSDLATKIGYVYQNPDHQLFSPTVYEECAYGLRNLGFNEKEIKERIEETLKIMGLNGLENIEPFMLSKGQRQRLALAATLVLKPEVIIVDEPTTGQDMKQSEAIMELLDKLNKDGKTIIVITHNMRIVAEHIERTIVLMNGKIILDGNTREVFSNIELLKEASIDPPQITLFSKELLGKDLTILNTYELLEILNYL from the coding sequence ATGTTCAATAATCAATATGATATTGAAGTAGAAAATTTATGGTGGAAATATGCTACAAGTAAAGATTGGATTTTAAAAAATATTTCAATTAAAATAAGGAAAGGAGAATTTCTAGGAATTGTAGGTCCAAGTGGAGCTGGAAAAACAACTCTCTGTCTTTGCATGTCTGGTTTAATACCTTTAAGAAGTAAAGGTTTAATGAATGGAAAAGTATTAATTAAAGGATTAGATACAAGAAATACACCTTTACAAAAAATTATAAGTAAAGTTGGAATAGTTTTTCAAGATCCTGATACACAATTAGTAACAATGTCTGTGGAAGATGAAGTTGCTTTTCCATTAGAAAATATGGGCTTTTCAAAAAAAGAAATAAAAGAAAGAGTTGAAGAATCTTTAAAAATAGTTGGCTTAGAAGAATTTAAAGAAAAATATCCTTATGAACTTTCTGGAGGACAAAAACAAAGATTAGCAATAGCTTCAATTTTAGCTCTTAAACCAGAAATATTAATACTTGATGAACCTACATCAGATTTAGATCCGATAGGGAAAAAGGAAATTTTTTCAATTCTTTCAAAACTTAGAAAAGAATATAATGCAACTCTTATAGTTGTTGAACATAATACTGAAGAATTAGCAAAATATGCAGATAGAATAGTTCTTCTTTATAATGGAGAAATAGTAAAACTAGATATTCCAAATAAATTTTTTAAAGATATAGATTTTCTTAAAGAAAAGGGAGTTTATCCTCCTCAAGTTTCAGAATTTTTCTATTATTCAAAAATTGGAAATAATGAAGATAAATTTCCAGTAACTCTTGAAGAAGCAATAAGTATGATTAAAAAAAGGAAGATTAATATAGAGAATTTAAAAAATAGAATTAATTATAATAAATTTCATACTTGGAAGAATAGAAAATTAGGAGAAGAAATAATAGATGTTAAAGATTTGTTTTATGAATATCCAGATGGAACAATTGCTCTTAAAGGAATAAACTTTAAAGTACATAAAGGAGAATATATAGCAATTGTAGGACCAAATGGAAGCGGAAAAACAACTCTTGCAAAACATTTAGTTGCATTGCTTAAACCAACTAAAGGAGAAGTGAAAGTTTTTGGAGAAAATACAAAGAATATAAATGTTTCAGATTTAGCAACAAAAATAGGATATGTATATCAAAATCCAGATCATCAATTGTTTTCGCCAACAGTATATGAAGAATGTGCGTATGGATTAAGGAATCTTGGATTTAATGAAAAAGAAATTAAAGAAAGGATAGAAGAAACTCTTAAAATAATGGGTTTAAATGGTTTAGAAAATATTGAACCATTTATGTTAAGTAAAGGACAAAGACAAAGACTTGCATTAGCTGCAACATTAGTTTTAAAACCTGAAGTAATAATAGTTGATGAACCTACAACTGGACAAGATATGAAGCAATCAGAAGCGATAATGGAATTATTAGATAAATTAAATAAAGATGGAAAAACAATAATCGTAATAACTCATAATATGAGAATAGTTGCTGAACATATTGAAAGAACAATAGTTTTAATGAATGGAAAAATAATTTTAGATGGAAATACAAGAGAAGTTTTCTCAAATATTGAATTGCTTAAAGAAGCTTCAATAGATCCTCCTCAAATAACGCTTTTTTCAAAAGAATTATTAGGTAAAGATTTAACAATTTTAAATACTTATGAGTTACTAGAAATTTTAAATTATTTATAA
- a CDS encoding 5-formyltetrahydrofolate cyclo-ligase, producing the protein MILKSSLREKVWKELLKVAKPDSRFHYDFSSFIPDFEGSEKCIEKIRKMDIYKNAKNIMITPDNNLIKLREYCIIDNKCYVMPTYGIKRGFLKISREDVPKGKEDFAATLDGAEIFGKPVTLRDIQKMGKIDFMVTGASIVNMDGVRYGKGHGYFDLEWAIFRDIGVVSEETPIITVVHDCQLVDEEFPIDPFDTIIDIIVTPTRVINVKKKHPKPIGIIWDKLPKEMIDSIPPLKELQEIKKSK; encoded by the coding sequence TTGATTTTAAAAAGTTCTCTTAGAGAAAAAGTATGGAAAGAATTACTTAAAGTAGCTAAACCAGATTCTCGTTTTCATTACGATTTTTCAAGCTTTATACCAGATTTTGAAGGAAGTGAAAAATGTATTGAGAAAATAAGAAAAATGGATATTTATAAAAATGCTAAAAATATAATGATAACTCCAGATAATAATTTAATAAAACTTAGAGAATATTGCATAATTGATAATAAATGCTATGTAATGCCTACTTATGGAATAAAAAGAGGTTTCTTAAAAATTTCAAGAGAAGATGTTCCAAAAGGTAAAGAAGATTTTGCAGCTACTTTAGATGGAGCAGAAATATTCGGTAAACCTGTTACCTTAAGAGATATTCAAAAAATGGGAAAAATAGATTTTATGGTTACGGGGGCATCAATAGTGAATATGGATGGAGTAAGATATGGTAAAGGCCATGGATATTTTGATTTGGAATGGGCTATATTTAGAGATATAGGAGTTGTTTCAGAAGAAACACCAATAATTACAGTAGTGCATGATTGTCAATTAGTTGATGAGGAATTTCCAATAGATCCATTTGATACAATTATAGATATAATTGTTACTCCAACAAGAGTAATAAATGTTAAGAAAAAACATCCTAAACCTATTGGAATAATATGGGATAAACTTCCTAAAGAAATGATCGACTCTATTCCACCTTTAAAAGAATTACAAGAAATAAAAAAAAGTAAGTAA
- a CDS encoding HAD family hydrolase, giving the protein MELKNIKIISFDLDGTLVKKDFVDYFWLELIPELYSIKNGIELKKAKEYVFNEYDKIGKEDIRWYLPNYWLNYFNLGVDSRELLRKISNKIEYYPDALNFLEFASKKYTLIISSNAAKEFIEIELEILNKKYFKHIFSCVSDFNIPRKNIEFYKLICEKLNIKPFEMLHIGDDEEVDYLIPIQIGINAFYLDRNHEKNGKYVIHSLNDLLHSLL; this is encoded by the coding sequence ATGGAATTGAAAAACATTAAAATTATTTCATTTGATTTAGATGGGACTTTGGTAAAAAAAGATTTTGTAGATTATTTTTGGCTTGAATTAATTCCTGAATTATATTCTATTAAGAATGGAATTGAATTGAAAAAAGCTAAAGAATATGTTTTTAATGAATATGATAAAATAGGAAAAGAAGATATTAGATGGTATTTACCAAATTATTGGTTAAATTATTTTAATCTTGGAGTGGATTCAAGAGAATTACTTAGAAAGATCAGTAATAAAATTGAATATTATCCAGATGCTTTGAATTTTTTAGAATTTGCTTCAAAAAAATATACTTTAATAATTTCATCTAATGCTGCAAAGGAATTTATAGAAATAGAATTAGAAATTCTTAATAAAAAATATTTTAAGCATATTTTTTCATGCGTTTCAGATTTTAATATTCCAAGGAAAAATATTGAATTTTATAAATTGATTTGTGAAAAATTGAATATTAAACCATTTGAAATGCTTCATATAGGTGACGATGAAGAAGTTGATTATCTTATACCTATTCAAATTGGTATAAATGCATTTTACTTAGATAGAAATCATGAGAAAAATGGAAAATATGTTATTCATAGTCTAAATGATTTACTTCATTCATTATTATAA
- a CDS encoding alpha/beta family hydrolase produces MKKFFINKNEEKEVKIQINSINLDGILGIPENAKGIVIFAHGSGSSRFSPRNNFVARELRKVGLATLLFDLLTEEEDLIYENRFNIDLLADRLIAVTEWVKSNNETKNLKIGYFGASTGAAAALQASTKIEDIKAIVSRGGRPDLVLDYLPKVKAATLLIVGELDEYVIELNKIAYKKLKVEKELKIIPGASHLFEEPGKLEEVSQLAKEWFLKYLII; encoded by the coding sequence ATGAAAAAATTTTTTATAAATAAAAATGAAGAAAAAGAAGTAAAAATTCAAATAAATTCTATTAATCTTGATGGTATTTTAGGCATTCCAGAAAATGCTAAGGGCATAGTTATTTTTGCTCATGGAAGTGGAAGTAGTCGCTTTAGTCCAAGGAATAATTTTGTTGCTAGAGAATTAAGGAAGGTAGGATTAGCTACACTTTTATTTGATCTTTTAACAGAAGAAGAAGATTTAATTTATGAAAATCGTTTTAATATAGACCTTTTAGCAGATAGATTAATTGCTGTGACTGAATGGGTAAAATCTAATAATGAAACAAAAAATCTAAAAATAGGTTATTTTGGAGCATCAACTGGTGCAGCAGCTGCACTTCAAGCTTCTACAAAAATTGAAGATATTAAAGCCATTGTTTCTCGTGGAGGAAGACCAGACCTTGTTTTAGATTATCTTCCAAAAGTAAAAGCAGCAACTTTACTAATAGTTGGAGAATTAGACGAATATGTAATAGAGCTTAATAAAATAGCTTATAAGAAATTAAAAGTAGAAAAAGAGCTTAAAATAATTCCAGGCGCTTCACATCTTTTTGAAGAACCTGGAAAACTTGAAGAAGTATCCCAATTAGCTAAGGAATGGTTTCTTAAATATCTTATAATATAA
- a CDS encoding HesA/MoeB/ThiF family protein, whose product MQSLSKLELERYDRQIRMPFIGISGQEKIKSSKIVIAGIGGLGCASAIYLAAAGIGELVLIDKEKVELSNLNRQILYWTKDIGKYKVESAKEKLIKLNPEIKIIAIKEEINEENVKELINGANIVIDGQDNFKTRFIINKACVELRIPFVYAAVQGLEGRLMTIIPGKGPCLRCLIPVDPPEVATFPVLGAIPALIAMIQVIEAIKIILGIGEKYIGKLLIFDGERNVFNHVEIKRNPNCPVCKGV is encoded by the coding sequence ATGCAATCATTATCAAAATTAGAATTAGAAAGATATGATAGACAAATTAGGATGCCATTTATTGGTATTAGTGGGCAAGAAAAAATTAAATCTTCTAAAATAGTTATTGCTGGAATAGGCGGATTAGGATGTGCTTCAGCAATTTATTTAGCTGCTGCTGGAATAGGAGAATTAGTTTTAATAGATAAAGAAAAAGTAGAATTAAGTAATTTAAATAGACAAATTTTATACTGGACAAAAGATATAGGAAAATATAAAGTTGAATCTGCTAAAGAAAAATTAATTAAATTAAATCCTGAAATAAAAATTATAGCTATTAAAGAAGAAATAAATGAAGAAAATGTAAAAGAATTAATTAATGGAGCAAATATTGTTATAGATGGACAAGATAATTTTAAAACAAGATTTATAATAAATAAAGCTTGTGTAGAATTAAGAATACCATTTGTTTATGCAGCTGTCCAAGGATTAGAAGGGAGATTAATGACTATTATTCCAGGTAAAGGACCTTGTTTAAGATGTTTAATTCCAGTCGATCCTCCTGAAGTAGCTACATTTCCAGTTTTAGGAGCAATACCTGCACTAATTGCTATGATACAAGTAATAGAGGCAATCAAGATCATTTTAGGAATAGGAGAAAAATATATTGGAAAATTATTAATCTTTGATGGAGAAAGAAATGTTTTTAATCATGTAGAAATTAAAAGAAATCCAAATTGTCCAGTATGTAAAGGTGTATAA
- a CDS encoding ABC transporter permease codes for MKSKITPLIEKEIKDLLRDPRIYIGLIIPIFILPLMGFIFSLSTESTIQIIKEGIPIALLDYDKTDWSLDLINFLSNSGFNITYVDFDRNSEINILLKDLEKSNIQALIIIPKNFGENITKFSKSNIETYYFIKSGGISETSILSMINSILKKYSDVLSLRLISYITSDRKPENLKDPLKIDSLSVVGGKVLSISPEVLVGQIMMQSMIIPITLLILTISVAQTAATATAIENEERTLETLLTFPVSRYGILLAKLMGSAIIAIIGAILYLAGYYVYLERMLTIFGETGIEGGTILSLSLPLPSIEAYIVLGINVLLAIFFTTSLGVVIGALSSDVRISNSFLGVLIIPVMIPAFLIIYGGEIRTLPLIAQIIIYALPTSYPLISTRKIFLGSIPIEAIYGIPYSTILTLIVIYLTGKILSPEKLLTLQYKIKVRRVRKKELIV; via the coding sequence TTGAAGAGTAAAATAACTCCACTTATTGAAAAAGAAATCAAAGATTTACTTAGAGATCCAAGAATATATATAGGTTTAATTATTCCAATATTCATACTTCCATTAATGGGATTTATTTTCTCCCTTTCAACAGAATCTACTATCCAAATTATAAAAGAAGGGATTCCCATTGCTTTATTAGATTATGATAAAACTGATTGGAGTTTAGATTTAATAAATTTCTTATCAAACTCTGGATTTAATATTACATACGTAGATTTTGATAGGAATAGTGAAATAAATATTTTATTAAAAGATTTAGAAAAATCTAATATTCAAGCTTTAATTATAATTCCTAAAAATTTTGGAGAAAATATTACTAAATTTAGTAAATCAAATATAGAAACATACTATTTTATTAAAAGTGGTGGAATAAGCGAAACAAGTATTTTATCAATGATTAATAGCATATTAAAAAAATATTCCGATGTACTAAGCTTAAGATTAATTTCCTATATTACTTCGGATAGAAAGCCTGAAAACTTAAAGGATCCGCTTAAGATTGATAGTTTAAGCGTTGTAGGAGGAAAGGTTCTTAGTATTTCTCCTGAAGTACTAGTTGGACAAATTATGATGCAAAGCATGATTATTCCTATAACCCTTCTTATTTTAACAATAAGTGTTGCTCAAACTGCTGCTACAGCAACTGCTATTGAAAATGAGGAAAGAACACTTGAAACTTTATTAACATTTCCAGTTAGTAGATACGGAATTCTATTAGCAAAATTAATGGGTTCAGCTATAATAGCAATCATTGGAGCAATATTATACTTAGCTGGTTATTACGTTTATTTAGAGAGAATGTTAACAATTTTTGGTGAAACTGGTATAGAAGGAGGGACGATACTATCTTTATCACTCCCTTTACCTTCAATTGAAGCATATATTGTATTAGGAATAAATGTTTTACTTGCAATTTTTTTCACAACTTCTTTAGGAGTAGTTATAGGAGCATTAAGTAGTGATGTAAGAATATCTAATTCATTTTTAGGAGTATTGATTATACCCGTAATGATTCCAGCATTTTTAATAATATATGGGGGAGAGATAAGAACACTTCCATTAATAGCTCAAATAATAATATACGCTCTTCCAACATCTTATCCATTAATTTCTACTAGGAAAATATTTTTGGGATCTATACCAATAGAAGCAATTTATGGGATACCTTATTCAACTATACTTACATTGATTGTAATTTATTTAACAGGAAAGATTTTAAGCCCTGAAAAATTACTAACTTTGCAATATAAAATAAAAGTAAGAAGAGTAAGAAAAAAAGAGTTAATTGTATAA
- a CDS encoding energy-coupling factor transporter transmembrane component T: MALKTFLTYVPKDSKINKIHPVVKVSLLLTINIIAWLIEDPIILFLLFLFIIFSYKIFRIPLYGLKKFLLSTIIILQAIIVSYIFGSKISGKNIYFYLPWGTYVSEMTIVYIIAMSFRFISMLLGSTLMLGTMRDRDIIYGVTCLHLPYSLAFIINLSFRNMGMFIEDYLRVKDAMILRGGKFSKGSFLERVKNYIYLAIPLAILAIRRIIEISYAVEAKGFGISKKRSYYHDYHINLKNLILTILILLLIPLTFIGKIYFKIFVFPGIMNIFIK, from the coding sequence ATGGCTTTAAAAACATTCCTAACATACGTTCCAAAAGATTCAAAAATAAATAAAATTCATCCAGTAGTTAAAGTATCCCTCCTATTAACGATAAACATCATTGCTTGGCTAATTGAAGATCCTATAATCCTTTTTTTATTATTTTTGTTTATTATTTTTAGTTATAAAATTTTTCGTATACCATTATATGGTTTAAAAAAATTTTTATTATCAACTATAATTATTTTACAAGCAATAATCGTTTCATATATTTTTGGAAGTAAAATTTCTGGAAAAAATATCTACTTTTATCTTCCATGGGGAACGTACGTTTCCGAAATGACTATTGTTTATATAATAGCAATGTCTTTTAGATTCATTTCAATGCTTTTAGGTTCAACATTAATGCTTGGAACAATGAGAGATAGAGATATAATTTATGGAGTAACATGTTTACATCTTCCATACTCTTTAGCATTTATTATAAATTTATCCTTTAGAAATATGGGGATGTTTATTGAAGATTATTTAAGAGTTAAAGATGCTATGATTTTAAGAGGTGGAAAATTCTCTAAAGGTTCTTTCTTAGAAAGAGTAAAAAATTATATTTATTTAGCTATTCCATTAGCTATTTTAGCTATTAGAAGAATAATTGAAATATCTTATGCAGTAGAAGCAAAAGGATTTGGAATAAGTAAAAAAAGAAGCTATTATCATGATTATCATATTAATTTAAAAAATTTAATATTAACAATTTTAATTCTTTTACTTATACCATTAACTTTTATTGGAAAAATATATTTCAAAATATTCGTTTTTCCTGGAATAATGAATATATTCATTAAATAG
- a CDS encoding nucleotidyltransferase domain-containing protein, whose protein sequence is MLKGFDLYIETSKENAKYIKKYKEIGKKIKDFVLSKYPGSKVYIFGSIIEGKATLASDIDILIVIDKISIEEKYKLKALIYMMVKAPIELHIASEEEFTKWYKRFITKMEEI, encoded by the coding sequence ATGTTGAAAGGATTTGATTTATATATTGAAACAAGTAAAGAAAATGCTAAATATATTAAAAAATATAAGGAAATAGGAAAGAAAATAAAAGATTTTGTTCTATCAAAATATCCCGGGTCTAAAGTATATATATTTGGTTCTATAATTGAGGGAAAAGCTACTTTAGCAAGTGATATAGATATACTAATAGTAATCGATAAAATTTCAATAGAAGAAAAATATAAACTTAAAGCCTTAATATACATGATGGTAAAAGCTCCAATTGAACTTCACATTGCATCTGAAGAAGAATTTACTAAATGGTATAAACGATTTATTACAAAAATGGAAGAAATTTAA
- a CDS encoding beta-propeller domain-containing protein: protein MVKKFLFILMIALILTSFIATVSLYQKYNEETEKNFINLKRFSSYEELKNFINKNMKIAKSKRYDFIDFLFPLAMITKGSLIKSVPEATSQLSNDYSKTNVQVEGIDEADIVKTDGKYIYIVSRGKIFIIMAYPPENAEILSQVKLIGTIAGLFINKDKMVIFENIKENRYFEIYEKNKKNIKYGISIKIYDISNRKNPILEREISFEGWYFDSRMIEDYVYVVLNSYAINYENKEVNLPSICIDNDFEIIKAEDVYYADVPSPFYMFTTIISINIQDAKQKPNYETFLTGVTTCMYVSQENIYIAIPTITPIRILNIPNEEESTLIYRIRIEKGKIKCEASGKVPGKPLNQFSMDEYNGYFRIATTTGHVARTFEEATSKNHVYILNMKLNITGKLENLAPGERIYSARFMGNRCYLVTFKKVDPLFVIDLEDPSMPKVLGKLKIPGYSDYLHPYDENHLIGIGKETVEAEEGDFAWYQGVKISLFDVSDVSKPKEIAKYEIGDRGTDSPVLRDHKALLFDKSRKILVIPVLIAKIDREKYPNGVPPNAYGEYVWQGAYVFNISPEGGIVLKGGVTHLDDNIDLEKSGYYFDSPYSVKRALYINNILYTISDKKIKMNNIENLQEINQLNIPP from the coding sequence ATGGTAAAGAAATTTTTATTTATTTTAATGATAGCTTTAATATTAACATCATTTATTGCAACTGTTTCATTATATCAAAAATATAATGAAGAGACGGAAAAGAATTTTATTAATCTAAAAAGATTTTCTTCTTATGAAGAATTAAAGAATTTCATAAATAAGAATATGAAAATTGCAAAATCAAAAAGATATGATTTTATAGATTTTCTTTTTCCTTTAGCTATGATTACTAAAGGATCTCTTATTAAAAGTGTTCCTGAAGCAACTTCCCAATTATCTAATGATTATTCAAAAACAAATGTTCAAGTTGAAGGAATAGATGAAGCAGATATTGTTAAAACAGATGGTAAATATATTTATATTGTTTCAAGAGGGAAAATTTTTATAATTATGGCATATCCTCCAGAAAATGCTGAAATCCTTTCTCAAGTAAAATTGATTGGAACTATAGCTGGATTATTTATAAATAAAGATAAAATGGTTATTTTTGAAAATATTAAAGAAAATAGATATTTTGAAATATATGAAAAGAATAAAAAGAATATTAAATATGGAATATCTATTAAAATTTACGACATTTCAAATAGAAAGAATCCTATCTTAGAAAGAGAAATTTCATTTGAAGGATGGTATTTTGATTCAAGAATGATAGAAGATTATGTTTATGTTGTTTTAAATAGTTATGCAATAAATTATGAAAATAAAGAAGTAAATCTTCCTTCAATATGCATTGATAATGATTTTGAAATTATTAAAGCTGAAGATGTATACTATGCAGATGTTCCTAGTCCATTTTATATGTTCACTACTATTATTAGTATAAATATTCAAGATGCTAAGCAAAAGCCAAATTATGAAACTTTCTTAACTGGAGTAACTACATGCATGTATGTTTCTCAAGAAAATATTTACATAGCAATTCCTACAATTACTCCAATACGCATTTTAAATATTCCTAATGAAGAAGAAAGTACACTCATTTATAGAATTCGTATAGAAAAAGGGAAAATAAAATGTGAAGCAAGTGGAAAAGTTCCAGGTAAACCACTTAATCAATTTTCTATGGATGAATATAATGGATACTTTAGAATTGCAACTACAACAGGACATGTTGCAAGGACTTTTGAAGAAGCAACATCTAAAAATCATGTATATATTTTGAATATGAAATTGAATATTACTGGCAAATTAGAAAATCTTGCTCCAGGAGAAAGAATATATTCAGCAAGATTTATGGGAAATAGATGCTATCTTGTAACATTTAAGAAAGTTGATCCATTATTTGTTATAGATTTAGAAGATCCAAGTATGCCAAAAGTTCTTGGAAAATTAAAAATACCAGGTTATTCTGATTATCTTCATCCATATGATGAAAATCATTTAATAGGAATAGGAAAAGAAACAGTAGAAGCTGAGGAAGGGGATTTTGCATGGTATCAAGGTGTGAAAATATCATTATTTGATGTTAGTGATGTTTCTAAACCAAAAGAAATAGCTAAATATGAAATAGGAGATCGTGGAACAGATTCACCTGTTTTAAGAGATCATAAAGCACTTTTATTTGATAAATCAAGAAAAATTCTTGTAATACCAGTTTTGATTGCAAAAATAGATAGAGAAAAATATCCTAATGGAGTACCACCAAATGCTTATGGAGAATATGTTTGGCAAGGAGCTTATGTTTTTAATATATCTCCAGAAGGGGGAATAGTACTTAAAGGAGGAGTTACTCATTTAGATGATAATATTGATTTAGAAAAAAGCGGTTATTATTTTGATTCTCCATATTCTGTAAAAAGAGCACTTTATATTAATAATATTCTTTATACGATCTCTGATAAAAAAATTAAAATGAATAATATTGAAAATTTACAAGAAATAAATCAGCTAAATATACCTCCTTAA